The Actinomyces lilanjuaniae genome segment GTCACGACCCGCAGCGTCCCCGGCCACAGGCTCCGGCAGCGTTCCACCGACCGGGAGTCGGCCTGGTCATCCACGACCAGGACCACCTCGCAGCGCTGGGGGCCGACAGTGACCAGGACCCCCGTCAACAGGCACTCCACGAGTGTGCGTACGGTACCGTCCTCCAGCTCGCGACGGGAAAAGGCGGTCGGGACGATGACAGAGACCAGGCTGGCCTCCGTTGTGCGGGCACGTACCTGCGGCATACCTGTCGGACCCGCGCTGGCCACCTCGGCGCTCCTGCCTGTGCGGGCGAGGTGGGCCTGGACGCTAGTGACCCGGTCTGCCAGGCCCCCGGCACGCACCGGGGTGGCCTGGTTGACCGCCACGACCGGGCAGTGGTCGGCACCAGCCGCCGCGTCAACCAGACGCAGCTGCATGTCCCACTCACTGAGCGGCTCCTGAAGGGCGGTGGACACCACCTGGGCCAGCACCGGGGCCTCCACCAGCATGAGGCGCCCAGTGTAGGGGAACTGCTCGAACAGGGTCGGGGACCAGCGCTGGCAACGACGGATCTGGCCGTCCTCGATCCGGTCGGCGGTCACCAGGCGGACCCGGCGCGCCCGGGCGAACTCCTCCAGAGCGCGCAGCGCGCCCGGCTCAAGCGTGTCACCAGCACGCAGCAGCAGGGCGTAGTCGGTCTCTACCTGGTCCGCACGCTCCCACCACGACCCCACGAGCAGGCGGTCCCCGTCGGAGGCGACCTGACGAAAGCTCTCCACGGTCGCCCCGGTGGGGCCTTCCGGCTTCTCCCGCCTTGCGTCCCAGACACCGTCGGCGACAATGACGGTGACACCACCCATGACCTCAGCCTCTCAACCGACGTAGAAGCGCCGCAGCGCGCCTTCTCAGGCCGCCCAGGGGCAGCCTCCTCAGCGTCCGCGGGGCGGCGATCGCCCGCACGGCGCTGACTGCGGCGGGCTGACGGGCCTCCAGGCGGGCGCGCGCCTGAGTCAGGCGCTCCTCGTTCTCCTGGATACGGGCAGCCTGGTCCTCAATGATCCCGGCGCGCACCACGGCCGCAGCCTGGAGGGAGACCACCTGGGCACGCAGCTCGTCGCACCGCCTCTCCAGCGCCTCCAGCGCCCTGGCGGGAGGGGCGGCCTCTGTCACACCGTCAGCACCGTCACCGCTCAGCACGCTGTCCGCCTCCTCCACGGCGCCCGGGGAGTCCTGCAGGCCGAGGGGACGCCGGGCGGGCACGTCCACGTCGCTGTCGCTCATGGTCCCAGCATAGGGCCACAGGCAGAGGAGGAGCCCGGCACAGACACCCGGAGAGGCGCTCAGAGGTGCCCCAGGAGCGTGGACCAGCAGGCGGGTACAGGTACCGGTAGCATCGGCCTCATGCGGATCGTCCAGGTTTCTGCCCACTATCCCCCGAACTTCGTCTCCGGGGGCACGCTCGTGCCGCAGAGGATAGCGCGCCTGACGTCCGCGCAGGGCCACGACTCCTACGTCTACGCCGGCTACCTGGACGACCAGCGCCGCCCCCTGGAGACCTGGACCGAGACCGACGAGGCCGGGGTGGCGGTGACCTGGCTGGTCACGACTCCGTGGACGGGCTGGGACGACCCGTTCAACTACGACAACCCCGGCGCGGCTCAGGCCTTCGCCCGGTGGCTGGAGGGGGTCCGGCCTGACGTGGTGCACGTCCACTCCCTGCAGACTCTCGGGGTCGGGCTCGTGGAGGCCGCCAGGGCGTCGGGCGCCCGGGTCGTGCTGACTATGCACGACTTCTGGTGGTTCTGCTCCCGGCAGTTCCTAGTCGATCACCAAATGCACCCCTGCTCCCTGGTCGTGGAGTGCGGCTCCTGCGACTGCGACTCCCACCCGCGCCTGCGGGGACGGCGCGAGCGGCTTCGCCGAGCCCTGGAGGCTGTGGACCTCGTCCTGGCGCCCTCCCGCTCGGCGGCACGGGTACTGGTTGCCAACGGTGTTGACCCGGACAGGGTACGAGTCAACGAGAACGGCCTTCCTGACGCCCAGCTGGAGCGCCTCGGCCCCGAGCCCCGGCCACGAGTCGGTACGGGACCGCTGAGGGTCATGTACGCGGGCGGGGACCAGGAGATGAAGGGTGTCGACGTCCTGACCCGTAGCGCCAGGCTGGTCGGCGAGCACAGCGGGCTGCTCCTGGACGCCTACGGGGTCGAGAGGGCACGACCTGGCCTGCCCTCCTGGTTCCGCCCCCGCCCGTCCTTCAGCCCCGACAGCCTCCTGGAGGTCCTGGAGGACCACGACCTGCTGGTCCTACCCTCCGTCATGCGCGAGTCCCACTCCATCCTCACTCGCGAGGCGCTGGCCGCCGGCCTGGGCGTGGTGTGCACCGACACCCTCGGACCGGAGGAGGCTGTGACCGAGGGTGTCAATGGCCACGTCGTCCCTGCTGGGGACGCCCAGGCGCTGGCAGAGGTGCTGCACCGCCTCGCCCAGGACCCACAGCGGGCACGGAGACTGACCGGTCAGGGCTCTGCCTCGCCGATCCGCTCCGTCACCCAGCAGGGAGCCGAGCTGCTCAGTACCTACGAGGAGCTGTGCGACGACGCCTTCGGCTCCCCCGGCGTGGTCTGCGCGCCACAGGAGCACCGCGACATCGCGCGGGCGCAGGCACAGCTGCTGCGACGGGTGCTCTTCGTCGTCGGTATCGACGGCGCGCCGCTGCGCTACCGCGCTTATCTTCCCGCCGAGGCCTTGCGGATGCGAGGCCACGAGGTCGAGGTGCGCCACTACCGCGACCCGCGCCTTCGCACGGAGGTCCTCCAGGCGGACGCCATCGTGCTGTACCGGGTGCCGGCAACCACCCAGGTGCTGGACCTCATCGCCGCGGTCAAGGAGCGTCCGGCAGCGGTCCCGGTCCTCTACGACGTCGACGACCTCATCTTCGACCCCTCCCTGCGCGGTCAGCTCGAGGGCCTGGAGGGCCTGTCCGCCCGGGAGGAGCGGCTGTGGTGGCACGGCGTCGAGCGCTACCGCACCACCCTGGAGGCATGTGACGGGTTTATCGGCTCAACCGAGGTGCTGTGCCAGGAGGCGACCCGCCTGGCCCACCTCCCCGCCTACCGTTACGCCAACGGGGTGGGAGCCCTCCTGGCCCGGGCCTCGGACAGAGTGGTCCGGGAGGACGACATGGCAGCACGGGGAGCCCGCACTCCTCCGGCGCGCGTCGTGTCGGCTCGCGCCACGAGGGGGATACCCGGGGCCACAGGCGCGCAGGCTGCCGGTACCGCCGAGCAGGACAGGAGCGGTACGGGCAGCGGGGACAACGCAGGCCGTGGGAGCAGCGAGACCACTGTCTCTATCGGGTACTTCTCCGGAACAACGACGCATGACGCGGACTGGGCGGCGGTAGAGCCCGCCGTGGTCGCTGTCATGAGGCGCCACCCACATGTGCGGCTTGTCCTGGGCGGCCACCTCCGCCCGACAGAGGCCCTGTCGCCACTGGCCGAGCGAGTCTCCACGGTCCCCTTCACCTCCTGGCTGGAGCTGCCACGGGTGCTACGAGACACCGATATCTGCCTGGCGCCCCTGACTGGGGACTCAGTGTTCAACGAGGCCAAGTCAGCCATCAAGTGGCTGGAGGCCGCGCTGGTGGGTCGTCCGGTCGTCGCAGCTGCCACAGGTCCCTTCCAGGAGGTGGTCGACCACGGCCGCACCGGGATGCTGGCCACGACCACCGAGCAGTGGGAGGAGGCCCTAGAGGATCTGGTCGGCTCCCAGGCCCTGCGCTCCCGGATGGGGGCGATGGCCCGGCGGGAGGCCCTGCTGGAGCTGTCACCGTTGACCCAGGGCCGCGCCTACGAGAAGATCCTGGTCCAGGCCGCGCTGCGCCTGCGCCTGGAGGGCCGTCGGCAGCCCTCCTCCTGGGTCCCTGTGGCAGATGACGAGCCTTTCGCCGCAGCCCCCATCGCCCTGGACCCTTACGGTGAGGACCAGCCCCCGCAGCCGTGCCCACCCCGGCTGCTGCCGCCCGTGCCAGCCGGCTCCTGTGGCAGGCCAGGGCCGTGGCCCGCACGGAGGGGGCTGGCACCGTGGTGAGACTCGCTGCCACACACGTAGCCAGGCGCACCGCCCGGGCCTGGCCCGCTACCTGCGCAGCTAGCACCTGCTGCGGGCACCCCCGGACAGCACTGGCACCCACCCAGTTGACCGCCTGTCGAGGCAGGGAGGCGTCGTCGATGTAGTCGGGAGCGGCTGCCGACGGGCCGGGAACATAAACGGACCGGGAACATAAGTGGTCGCGGCGCCTCACGATGGATGTCACACCGTTACGGCAGGATGGTTGTGTGACGCTTCATCCTGTCCCTGCTCCTGCCCCCCCGGTCCCCGAGGACCCCGCTCGTGCGCTCGCCCTCCTCCTTGGGGAGGGCGTGACATGGGGTGACTCCTCGCAGTGGCTGCCAGCGCTGCCCGAGGGCAGCGTCGACCTGTTCTTCACCTCCCCGCCCTATGCCGACCAACGGCCTACAGCCGTGTGCACCCGGACCGCTACGTCGAGTGGTTCCTGCCCTTCGCCCGATCGATGTACAAGGCCACGAGCGAGACGGGCTCGCTCGTCATCAACATCAAGAACCGCGTCGCCAAGGACGGGCCGCTCAAGGGGCAGCGTCACCCCTACGTGTTCCAGCTCGTCCTGGCCCTCCAGAACATGGGCTGGCGGTGGATCGAGGAATACATCTGGTCCAAGCCCAACGCGATCCCTGGCAGGTTCGGCCCCCGCACAAAGGACGCCTTCGAGCACGTGTTCCACTTCGCACGCGGTCCCAGGCCCTACTTCGACCTCGACGCGGTCCGTGTGCCCTACAAGACGACACCTGAGGAGATCAGGCGGCGCATGCAGGACACCCGTGGTCGTCGCTCCACCGAGGCAGGGTTCGGCCGCAACCGAGTGACGACCTATGCCCACGGCGGAGCCGATCCCGGTAACGTCATCCCGGTGAGTCAGACCTACAACCAGCACAGGGGCGTCACTCACACGGCCCCCATGCCCGAGGGCCTGGCCGAGTTCTTCGTCAAGGTCATGACGCCTGGCAACGGCGTCGTCATCGACCCCTTCGCCGGCAGCGGCACGACGGCAGTCGTCGCCCGGCGCCTGGGGCGTCAGGCCGGAGGGCTGGAGCTGCACGAGCAGTACGCGCTGGCCGCCCGCGAGCGTATTGCCGCTGATGCGACGCTCCTCGACCCGGTACAGGCAGGCTAGAGCATGGCAACCGTCGAGGAGACCGTCAACGCGATCATCAGCACCGGTTCATGGGACGAACGTGTGGCGCAGATGCGTCTGGTCGCCCAGCGGCACGGCACAGCCGAGCACACCAGGATCTACGCCGAGGTAGCCAACCAGGTCTACGTTCCTCATCTCGCACCGGACTTCGCCTACGTCCACTCCATGGACTTCTACGAGCTGTCCACCTTCCAAGCCAGCTACCGCGCGACCCTAGAAGCCACGCAGGGCTTTACTGACATGAGTCAGGAGACGGTGACGCGCGCACTCCTTGACCAGCCCCGCTCGCTGCTGACCTTCCGCACAGTTCTGGGACTGCTCACCAAGGAACTGGCAAGCGCGACAACGCTCGTCAGCTCCTCGTCGTCACCCAGGAGAGTCTCGCCCGGTGTCATTGAGGGGATGGAGCGTCACGGTACCAGGCCGTCGGAGGACACTGCCATGACGCTGGCCCTGACGATTGTCAAGGCTATGGACGGCACGCTGTTCGGGGACCCGCCCGACGGCCTGCGGACCAAGCAGGACAAGTTCGACACCCGCGACGGCTGGGCCACCGCAGCAGCGCTGGCCCGCGACGGCGGCACCGCACGCGACAAGGCGCACCGCTTTGAGCGTCTACGCGCTGAGTCCGTCCGTCTCGGCGGAGTCCCCCTGCTGGGTGTGCTTGCCGGACTGGGGTGGGCGCGCGTCAACGACACCCTGGGGCCAGTTATCCGGGACACCGACGGGCGGGTCTTCACCCTGTCAAACCTCACGCAGATGCTGACCGTCTCCCCCTTCCCACAACTGATCGGCGCAGCACCTGCCTAGGACGTCTGCCTAGGTCTGCCCTGGCACCCGGACTCAGCGCCGCACGCCAGGCCTAGGGGCGCGGCCCGCCCCGTCCCCGCAGCCCGTCCACCAGCCCGTGGGCCAGCGCCGAGGCCCGCTGCCGACGACGGTCAGCCAGGGCCGCGTTAAAGGCCGTGTACTTGGCGAGCCAGACGGTGTAGCCGACCCTCCACGCCACCGGGAGCAGGCCCGAGCGCAGCAGGCGCACCGTGTTGCGCACCAGGTAGTAGCTGCGCACAGGGGCGTGGACGTGCACCGGCTGACGACGCCCGGGCAGCCGGACCACCTCGTCACCCAGGCGGTGCGTCATCGGCGTACCGGTCGCTACCACCAGCCGGTAGCCCGCGCGCCGCGCCCTCAGGCCCCACTCCAGGTCGACGTGGTCGATGAAGAGGTCCTCCCTCATGGGGCCGACGCGGTCCAGCGCCTCCATCGACACCAGGCACCCGGAGGCGATGAGGAAGGCGACCGTCAGATAGGGCTGCGCCAGCTCCTCGGGCGTGGCCCGGCGCGGCCCCCAGCGGCGCGCCACGTAGACGAGCTGGTCGCGACCCTGGCGGTCCTCCCCTACCAGAGGTCCGGCTGCTGCGACCCCGCAGCTGTCACTACCGGGGTCGTCCCGCTGGTCGGCTCTGAAGGCCGCCAACAGCTGGTCGACCATCCCGGGTGAGGGAACGGAGTCGTGGTCCGACAGCAGGACCCAGTGTGCCCCCAGCTCACGGGCCCGCTTGATGCCAAGGTTCTGGGCGGCAGCGATCCCGAGGTTGCCGCCCATCTCCGCCAGGTGCGCACCGGTGCGCGCGCACGCCTCCCGCAGCGGCTGGAGCTCCTCGGGAGAGGAGCCGTTGTCCACGACGACGACCCACTGGCACTGGGCGGACAGGGCCGTAACCAGGTCGGCGCAGGAGGGTGCCGGGTGGTAGGTGACGACCACGGCGGCCACCTGGTTGGCCGCAGTCTCGCCGGTTGAACGCCCCCCGGTCATCGCCTCAGCCTTGACAGGCGCCACTGCACCTTAGCTGCCACCCCGCGCGCTCCCGAGGTCCTCAGGGTGCGGGAGACGGCACGCAGGTCCCGGCGCAGGGCCGTCAGCAGGGACACCTGCCCCGCAGGCCGGTAGGCGGCGACACGCTCGTGGTCGGCCGCCCTGTAGGGCTGGGCGCAGTACCTGATGAGAGGTTGCAGCGTACGCTGCCACGTGAGCTCCCGCGCCGTCCCCCTGACCGCCTCCCGTGCCGAGCGCGCTGCGGTGTCGTCGCTCAGGAGAGTGATGATGCTGCTGGCCAGGGCGTCCGTGTCACCCACGGGGACACTCGCCCCCAGGCCGTCGCGCTCCACCAGGGTGGCGAAGGAGTCCCCTGCCGAGCACACGATTGGCAGGCCTGCCCACAGGTAGTCCAGGATCCTGGTCCTGAAGGAGAAGGCGGTCTCAATGTGGTCAAAGTGGGTGGACACCCCGACATCAGCGTCCATGAGGTAGTTGACCCGGTCCTCGTAGGCCACCCAGTCCTCGTGGAAGAACACCGTGGTCCCCGTCAGTCCGAGCCTGTCCGCCTCCTGACGGGTACGCACGGCCATGTCCATCTCCGGGACGTCCGGGTTAGGGTGGCGCATACCCAGGAAGAAGAGCCTCACGTCCGGTACCTGGCGTCGCACCACGTCGATGGCTCTGACCACGGACAGCGGGTCGAACCAGTTGTAGACGCCTCCGCCCCAGATGACAACCGGGTCCTCAGCCCCGATCCCGGGCACGGTCCCCTTGACGGGGTGGCGGGTCTGGACCGCCTCGTCGTCGGAGGTGCCGAAGGCGACGACGTCAATGAGGCTGCGCAGCGAGGGATCGGCGTCGTAAGTGAGCGGATTGACTCGCCCTGAGCCTGCCAGGTGCCCCAGCCACAGGTCGCGCTGCTTCTCGGAGGCGCAGATGAAGAAGTCCCCCCGCAGAACCTGGGCGTCCAGCTCAAGCAGCGCCCGGGACAGGGCGGCGTCACGCTGGTCCAGCGGCTGGTACCTCTCCGCCTCCAGGGACTCCAGGTGGAAGGGGTCGTACAGGTCGATGACGATCTTCTGGGGGACCTCGTGGAGCCAGGGGAAGGTCGCCGCGATGTAGCCCTGGATCACCACGACGTCAGCACCCTCGACCTCACGCCTGAAGCCGTCGACGTCGGTGCGCGCGGCCTGGAAACCCGCGCCCTGGCGCTGGCAGGCGGCAAAGGTCAGCAGACGCACCCGGTGGCCCTGAGCAGCCAGGTGGGAGGAGATCTCCCAGGCCCGGATCGCCGGGCCGGCCATCTTCTCCCCGAGAGTGTCCAGGGTCGCCACCACGATCCGCTGGGAGATCCGCTGAGAGGACTTCTGGGACCGCTCGCCGGACCTGTCGGCTCCCGGCGTCTCCTCACAGCCCATCCTTACCTCCTGTCCCCGTGCCCAGAGCCGAGACCACCTCGACCGCCGTACGCGTCTGCCCGCTCATCCTCCACCGGCCCGCCATGGATACCGGCCCACCGGAGTCCCGGGGGTCGCTGGTGCCCACCTGCAGCCAGGCGATCTCCCGGACGAAGTCGAACACCTCCTCCGGTCCCGCCCCGAGCACACCGCCGTGAACCGCGTAGAGGCCCTCCTGGAGCGGCAGGTGGGGGATGACGAGGTCAACGCTGCCCCGCCCCTCCAGGTAGTCAGGGCTGAAGCCCTGGTCGCGGGAGAAGCTGGCCCACAGGTAGCTGCCCTGTGCGCTGTCCATCGTGAGCCCCAGGCTGGGGCGCTCGACCCGCCTGGTGGCGTGGTAGTGCAGGCGCAGCACGACCTGGTCCCCCGATACCAGGCCCTCCTCGCCCACCGGGCCTTGAGGGCCGATGACCTCCACACGCTCCACGACGACCTCACCTGTGCCCCAGCGGACCCGGCCGTTGTCGTCAGTACGGATATTGGTGCGCTCCGCGTCCGCGTACTGCTCCAGGACGACCCGGGCCGGGCCCACAGCCTTGAGGCGACCGTGGTCGAGGTAGGCCGCCTGGTCCGCCATGGAGCGCAGCTGGGGCAGGGAGTGGGAGACCACGACGACGGTACGGCCCTCATCGCGCAGGTCGGCGAACTTCTGAGCGCACTTCTCCTGGAAGGAGGTGTCGCCCACGGCGAGGATCTCGTCCACCAGGAGGATCTCCGGCTCCGTGTGGATGGCCACCGAGAAGCCCAGGCGCACGTACATACCTGAGGAGTAGTTCTTCACCGGTTGGTCGATAAAGGCCTCAACCCCGGAGAAGTCCACGATCTGGTCCAGCTTGGCATCGATCTCGCTGCGGGACATGCCCAGGATCGAGCCGTTGAGGTAGATGTTCTCCCGGCCGGAGAGCTCGGGGTGGAACCCGGAGCCGACCTCCAGCATCGCCGCCATCCGGCCTCGGCGGCGGATGGTCCCGGAGTCGGGAACCAGGATCCTGGCGATGCACTTGAGCAGGGTGGACTTGCCCGACCCGTTGTCACCTACCAGGGCAAAGGTGGACCCCTGGGGAATCTCCAGGCTCACCTCCTCCAGCGCCTGGAAGTCCTGGTAGGAGGAGGAACCGCGTCGCATGAGCGCGGACTTCAGCGTGTTGTTGCGCTCCCGGTAGACCCGGAACCTCTTGGACACTGCCTCCACGCTGACCGCGGCAGAGCCGACCGTCGCAGACATCTCAGAGCACCTCCGCCAGACGGGACTGGTGGCGGTCGAACACCCACCACCCGACAAGGAACACCCCCAGGGACAGGGCCAGCACGACCAGGCTGGTGGACAGCGCGGGAAGCCGGTTGTCGTACAGCAGGTTCCTGAAGGCCAGGATGAAGTGGTAGAAGGGATTGAGCCGGTAGACGTCAAACACTGTCATCCCCAGGAAGGACCCGACGCCGCCGGAGACCTCCTGGACCATCGTGGCCGGGTAGATGATCGGGTTGGCGTAGAACCAGATCTGGAAGACGATACCCATGAGGTACTGCGTGTCGCGGAAGTGCACGTTGGCCACGGACAGCATCATCGCCACCCCCGTCGAGAACAGCGTGAGCAGGACCATGAGCACCATGGCGGGCAGGACGTAGAGGTAGGGGGCACCGCCCAGCAGGATGACAGCCACCACCAGGACCACCATCTCGATCGACCACGAGTAGAGCCACGCCAGGGAGTTGGAGACCAGCAGTGCCGAGCGGGGGAAGTAGACCTTCTTGATGAGGTTCTCGTTGCCGACCAGTGCCGCCATGCCGCCGTTGACCACGTTGGAGAAGAAGGACCACGGCAGCAGCCCGCACATGAGCCACAGGGCGAAGTAGTCCAGGCCTGAGGGGTCACCCGGCGCGGGCTGGACGCGGATGACGATGCTGAAGACGAGGGAGTACACCACCATCAGCGCCAGCGGGTTGGCCAGCGACCACAGCTGCCCCAGGGCGGTCCTCTTGTACTTCCCTTTTACCTCACGCATCGTGAGGTTGTACAGGAGCTCTCGCGACTCCCGCAGGTCACTGATAATCGGCAAGGCACGTCCTTTGCTCAGGCTACGCAGTGGGCACGGTCCAGGCACCGTGGCAGGAGGGCTGACAGGACAGCGGCCCGGCTGGTGCGCCCCCACCATCATAGGCAGACCCGCAGGCGCACCCGTACAGGAGGTGGGGCACATCCCACCTGCGCCCGGTCCGTACCCCTGGCCGGGGGCAGCAGCGCCAACCTGCCCGGCTGCCCTACACTGTGGCAGCGACGACCGGGGAGCGCTGCCCGGAACGCGGCTGCCAGAGCCGACGCCCGGCTCAGAGGGCAGACGCCCGTGCCCATATGCTCCCCGGGCCTGCTGTACCACGGCCCTCGCGCCCCGGCGTCCGCCCCGTCTACCGAACACAGGACACCATGAAGCTCTTTGTCCAGATCCCCTGCCTCAACGAGGAGAACACCCTCGGCATGGTGCTCGACACCATACCGAGGCAGATCGACGGCGTCGACCAGGTCGAGGTCCTCGTCATCGACGACGGCTCCACCGACGGCACCGTGGAGGTAGCCCGCGCCCACGGCGTGCACCACCTGGTCCGCCACACCCGCAACATGGGACTGGCCCGCTCCTTCAGGGACGGTGTCGACTACGCCCTCGCTCATGGAGCCGACGTCGTTGTCAACACCGACGGCGACAACCAGTACAAGCAGGAGTACATCGGCGACCTGGTGGCGCCCGTGGTCAGCGGCCAGGCCGACATCGCCATCGCCGACCGCCAGACCGCCCGGATCGCCCACTTCTCCTGGTTCAAGAAGCGTATGCAGCGCGTGGGCTCCCAGGTCGTCAACTACGCCGCCGGCACCACCCTGCCCGACGCCGCCTCGGGGTTCCGCGCCTACTCCAAGAGCGCCCTCATCAGGCTCAACGTGGTCACGCAGTTCTCCTACTGCATGGAGACCATCATCCAGGCAGGCAACAAGCGCCTGCGCATCGCCAGCGTGCCTATCACCACCAACCCCAAGACGCGCGAGTCACGCCTGTTCACTAACATCTTCCAGCACATGGCCAAGTCGGGCTCAGCCATCGCGCGCTCCTACCTCATGTTCAAGCCGCACGCGGTCCTAGGATGGCTGGCAGCCGTGCTGGGGGTCCTGGGGCTCGTCCCCTTCATCCGCTTCCTCGTGCTGTGGCTCGTGGGGCAGGCGGGAGGGCACGTCCAGTCCCTCATCTTCGGCGTCACCATGCTCGTCGCCTCCCTGCTCAGCGTCGCGCTCCTGGTCATCGCCGACCTGCAACGCACCAACCGCATCCTGGTCGAGGAGGCGCTGGAACGCCTGAAGAACCTGGAGTACGGGCGGCCTGACACCGCGGATTCCGGCCATGCCACCACCGGCGCCACTGCTGCTGCCACGACCGCTGCCACCACCCCGGGCCGCACAGGGCAGACCTCTGCCAGCGCGAGCAGCAGCGGTGCAGCCAGCACAGGCGGTACGAGTAGCCCAGGCAGCACAGGCGGTGCGGCCCCGCCACGAGCGGCGCCCAGCTCCCGGTGGGACGCTGATGCCTGCCGCCACAGGCGCGCCCGGGTGCGCACAGCCTGCGCGGCCTGCCGCACAGCCTGAGGGCACCGCCACGGCCCCCACCAGGACAGCCTCCCCAGGACCCGGGTCCTGGGGTTCGGCACCTACGACGCCAGGGCGCACCCCCGGGTCGCCGTGCTCCTGGAGGGCCTGCGGGGCAACGGGCTCACGGTGCGCGAGCTGGACCGGCCCCTCGGCCTGGCAACGGCGCAGCGGGTCGCTATCCTCCAACAGCCCTGGCGGCTTCCCGTCCTTGCCGGGAGGCTGGCCGCCCGCTGGTCGGCCCTGGCACTGGGCAGCCGCCGCTTCCGGGGTGCTCATGCTCCCGACGTGCTGCTCGTGGGCTACATGGGACACTTCGACGTCCTGCTGGCCAGGGCGCTGTTCCCACGTACCACCATCGTCCTGGACCACCTGGTCTTCGCCTCGGGTACGGCCCGGGACCGGGGCGAGGCCGGCACCAGGGTACGGTTGCTTAAGGTCCTGGACACCCTGGCCACCAGGACGGCCGACGTCGTGGTGGTGGACACTCGCGAGCACGCGGCCCGCCTGGAGCCAGGTGCGCGCGCCCGCGCCGTCGTCGTCCCCGTGGGTGCCCCCAGACAGTGGCACGACTCCGGTCAGCGAGAGCTGGAGAACCAGCTCGCCCGGGAACGGGACCGAGACCACGCGGCCGGTCCCGGCAGCCCCCCGGCCGCCGCACCGGCCCGTGCGCTGTCCGTCGTCTTCTACGGGATGTTCACCCCGCTTCAGGGCACGCCCACGATCGCACGCGCGCTGCGGATCCTGGCCGACCGCGCAGACAACGTACGCGCCACGCTCATCGGAACAGGACAGGACCGCTGCGAGTGCGAGCGCGTCCTACGCGGGGTGGACACGGTGGAGTGGCACGACTGGGTGGAGCCTGCCCGCCTGCCCGACCTCGTCGCGCGCCACGACGTGTGCCTGGGAATTATGGGGACCACGAGCAAGGCTCTCGACGTCGTCCCCAACAAGGTGTACCAGGGGATAGCTGCCGGGTGCGCGGTCGTCACCTCGGACACTCCTCCCCAGCGACGGGCGCTGGGGCAGGCGGCCGTGCTCGTTCCTCCCGGCAGTGCTGAGGCCCTCGCCCAGGCCCTGGAGACGCTGGCCAGCAGCCCCCAGGCCCTGGAGCAGGCCAGGTGCCGGGCCGCCGCTGCCGCCCAGACCTTTACCCCTGTACGAGTCGTCCGGCCCCTGGCGCACATGCTTCCCGTCCCCGGTGGCACCCGTCGGCGGGAGGCCTCGTGAGGGCGGTGCTACAGCTCCTGCGCTCCCCGTGGCTGCGCACGGTCTTCCTCCTGAGCGCCCTGTCCCTGGCCCTCTACGCCGTCGCCTCCCAGTGGGCGCAGGTGCGCGCCGCCATGTCAGGCATGAGCCCGTGGCTCCTGGGCGGTGCGCTGGCCGCCGCCCTGGCCTACGTGGTCCTGACCTGGCTGGCGTGGCGGTCGCTGCTGTCCGACATGGGGACCTCCTTACCCCGCGGGCCGGCCTTCCGCGTGTTCTTCGTCTCCCAGCTGGGCAAGTACCTGCCCGGAGGAGTGTGGAACATCCTGGCTGCTGCCGAGCTAGGGGCGGACCACCAGGTGCCCCGACGCAGGTCCGTCTCGGTCATGGCTGTCAGCGTCGCCATGTCAACCGTGACGGGGCTGGCTCTGGCGGTG includes the following:
- a CDS encoding glycosyltransferase, translating into MRIVQVSAHYPPNFVSGGTLVPQRIARLTSAQGHDSYVYAGYLDDQRRPLETWTETDEAGVAVTWLVTTPWTGWDDPFNYDNPGAAQAFARWLEGVRPDVVHVHSLQTLGVGLVEAARASGARVVLTMHDFWWFCSRQFLVDHQMHPCSLVVECGSCDCDSHPRLRGRRERLRRALEAVDLVLAPSRSAARVLVANGVDPDRVRVNENGLPDAQLERLGPEPRPRVGTGPLRVMYAGGDQEMKGVDVLTRSARLVGEHSGLLLDAYGVERARPGLPSWFRPRPSFSPDSLLEVLEDHDLLVLPSVMRESHSILTREALAAGLGVVCTDTLGPEEAVTEGVNGHVVPAGDAQALAEVLHRLAQDPQRARRLTGQGSASPIRSVTQQGAELLSTYEELCDDAFGSPGVVCAPQEHRDIARAQAQLLRRVLFVVGIDGAPLRYRAYLPAEALRMRGHEVEVRHYRDPRLRTEVLQADAIVLYRVPATTQVLDLIAAVKERPAAVPVLYDVDDLIFDPSLRGQLEGLEGLSAREERLWWHGVERYRTTLEACDGFIGSTEVLCQEATRLAHLPAYRYANGVGALLARASDRVVREDDMAARGARTPPARVVSARATRGIPGATGAQAAGTAEQDRSGTGSGDNAGRGSSETTVSIGYFSGTTTHDADWAAVEPAVVAVMRRHPHVRLVLGGHLRPTEALSPLAERVSTVPFTSWLELPRVLRDTDICLAPLTGDSVFNEAKSAIKWLEAALVGRPVVAAATGPFQEVVDHGRTGMLATTTEQWEEALEDLVGSQALRSRMGAMARREALLELSPLTQGRAYEKILVQAALRLRLEGRRQPSSWVPVADDEPFAAAPIALDPYGEDQPPQPCPPRLLPPVPAGSCGRPGPWPARRGLAPW
- a CDS encoding glycosyltransferase family 2 protein, producing the protein MGGVTVIVADGVWDARREKPEGPTGATVESFRQVASDGDRLLVGSWWERADQVETDYALLLRAGDTLEPGALRALEEFARARRVRLVTADRIEDGQIRRCQRWSPTLFEQFPYTGRLMLVEAPVLAQVVSTALQEPLSEWDMQLRLVDAAAGADHCPVVAVNQATPVRAGGLADRVTSVQAHLARTGRSAEVASAGPTGMPQVRARTTEASLVSVIVPTAFSRRELEDGTVRTLVECLLTGVLVTVGPQRCEVVLVVDDQADSRSVERCRSLWPGTLRVVTTRGPFSFSAAVNAGAAASRGDVLLLLNDDVEPCHGGWLDQMLGVLERPGTAVVGARLLLGDGRIQHLGVVCPPGELPMHPRVFEEDRTSHPMAQADVEYLAVTGACLMCRREDFEAVGGMDERLPLNFNDIDLCLRMVARGGSVVCVNSVRMVHRESSTRRPQILPEERAAVEGWYPLTATDPHIEYWG
- a CDS encoding glycosyltransferase family 2 protein, whose translation is MTGGRSTGETAANQVAAVVVTYHPAPSCADLVTALSAQCQWVVVVDNGSSPEELQPLREACARTGAHLAEMGGNLGIAAAQNLGIKRARELGAHWVLLSDHDSVPSPGMVDQLLAAFRADQRDDPGSDSCGVAAAGPLVGEDRQGRDQLVYVARRWGPRRATPEELAQPYLTVAFLIASGCLVSMEALDRVGPMREDLFIDHVDLEWGLRARRAGYRLVVATGTPMTHRLGDEVVRLPGRRQPVHVHAPVRSYYLVRNTVRLLRSGLLPVAWRVGYTVWLAKYTAFNAALADRRRQRASALAHGLVDGLRGRGGPRP
- a CDS encoding DNA-methyltransferase; amino-acid sequence: MHPDRYVEWFLPFARSMYKATSETGSLVINIKNRVAKDGPLKGQRHPYVFQLVLALQNMGWRWIEEYIWSKPNAIPGRFGPRTKDAFEHVFHFARGPRPYFDLDAVRVPYKTTPEEIRRRMQDTRGRRSTEAGFGRNRVTTYAHGGADPGNVIPVSQTYNQHRGVTHTAPMPEGLAEFFVKVMTPGNGVVIDPFAGSGTTAVVARRLGRQAGGLELHEQYALAARERIAADATLLDPVQAG